The following are encoded together in the Vigna unguiculata cultivar IT97K-499-35 chromosome 2, ASM411807v1, whole genome shotgun sequence genome:
- the LOC114168683 gene encoding uncharacterized protein LOC114168683 isoform X1, with amino-acid sequence MFVKKLVEKASIKKGVGNSVDGLKASDVEPRLVFHQGIPSGGTKFAYDNIKKILALSTKDGRIKLFGKDNAQVLLESREPVPSKFLQFIQNRGILINVSFNNHIEVWDIDKKLLVDVFIVKEEITCFSVLQHSLFMFIGFSNGNIAVLSLDQEPWHVVRMKYSIPLSASYGNSTEESDDTVVTHVLPQPAAESQRVLIIFRNGQIILWDIRESRSIFRTGGRMLQARYNETKKVSCACWVCPFGSKVVVGYNNGELFIWSIPTLNTGNNLTADYSSQNTPMFKFNLGYKSDKTSIRSVKWIYAEGRASRLYVMGGSDHAPSNLLQVVLLNEHTESRTIKMGLHLSEGSVDMEIISTSSKQRQNYFILLGKSGNVYLYDDNLIEKYLLQSQSKSTPSLPKEVLVKLPLSDSSITAAKFISNNPNLFSSEDEYYSQLVKNYPPLIPIETNLKDGINFSAANFTGFSNLRNLYITGHSNGAITFWDASCPFFTPILQLKQQAENDVSLSVVPLTELYFDSNSPLLVSGDQSGMVRIYRFKPEPYASNSFMSLTGNTKKGTDHVIHSMKLVKTSGAVICMNMDHNSRHLAVGSDQGNVSVINIDDPSLLYRKNISSEISSSIVSLQFKTCSLRGFEKNILLVGTKDSSVVALDSETGNPLNTEAIHPKKPSKAIFMQVLDGVAEPITGSVTKDGLDSREGNRTEDATAKQLYILLCSEKALYVYSFVHAVQGVKKVLYKKKFHSSSCCWASTIYNVSDISLILLFTSGKMELRSLPALSLIVETSIRGFTYSPPKLKSYSDSHICCSPKGDIVLVNGDQEIFVVSLLAQRNIFRLLDSVSCIYRKETMSSAEELVPGPVIDKEKKKGILSFVIKDFTSSKQKHGPLMGKEDPKENIRELSAVFSNANFACYDNDDKPTVDESELELNIDDIDLEDHGEKHKEQSILGALNKKKLVGKFQSLKGRLKEMKGNYQKASDKEGHQGEKDGALDQIKMKYGFSSSSNETTAAKQAQIKLHENTWKLQGTNLRAREMQDTAKSFSSLAKQVLRTAEQDRQS; translated from the exons ATGTTCGTGAAGAAACTCGTGGAGAAAGCATCCATAAAGAAG GGTGTTGGAAATTCAGTGGATGGGTTAAAAGCTAGTGATGTAGAACCACGTTTGGTGTTTCATCAAGGGATTCCATCTGGTGGTACCAAGTTTGCCTATGACAACATTAAGAAGATTCTTGCTCTTTCCACCAA gGATGGTCGGATTAAACTATTTGGAAAAGATAATGCCCAAGTCCTACTTGAATCTAGAGAGCCAGTGCCTAGTAAATTTTTACAG TTCATTCAGAACCGAGGCATCCTTATAAATGTCTCTTTCAATAATCATATTGAG GTTTGGGACATAGACAAGAAACTGCTCGTTGACGTGTTCATTGTTAAAGAAGAAATCACCTGTTTTTCGGTTCTTCAACACAGCCTCTTCAT GTTCATTGGATTTTCTAATGGTAATATTGCAGTTTTAAGTCTTGATCAAGAACCATGGCATGTGGTAAGGATGAAATACTCCATACCCCTTTCAGCTTCCTATG gaAATTCAACAGAAGAATCTGATGATACTGTTGTCACGCATGTACTGCCTCAACCAGCAGCCGAGAGTCAGAG AGTTCTCATAATCTTTAGAAATGGCCAAATAATATTGTGGGATATTCGAGAAAGCAGGTCCATTTTTAGAACCGGAGGAAGAATGTTACAAGCACGGTATAATGAAACAAAGAAAGTGTCTTGTGCATGTTGGGTATGTCCTTTCGGAAGTAAGGTGGTTGTAGGGTACAACAATGGAGAGCTCTTCATTTGGAGCATTCCTACTCTAAACACAGGAAATAATTTAACAGCTGATTATAGCAGTCAAAATACTCCAATGTTCAAGTTTAACTTAGGATATAAATCAGACAAAACTTCAATAAGATCAGTAAAATGGATTTATGCAGAAGGAAGAGCCAGTCGATTATACGTTATGGGAGGTTCTGATCATGCCCCTTCAAACTTGTTGCAG GTAGTGTTGTTGAATGAGCATACAGAATCTCGCACAATTAAGATGGGGCTTCATTTGTCAGAAGGTTCTGTTGACATGGAGATCATATCAACCTCAAGCAAGCAGAgacaaaattatttcattttgcTTGGGAAATCAGGAAACGTATATCTGTATGATGataatttgattgaaaaatatcTGTTGCAGAGTCAGTCTAAGTCCACTCCTTCACTGCCAAAGGAAGTGCTTGTGAAGTTACCACTGTCAGATTCAAGCATCACTGCAGCAAAATTCATCTCCAACAATCCCAATTTGTTTAGTTCTGAAGACGAG TATTACAGCCAGCTGGTGAAGAATTATCCACCACTTATTCCCATTGAAACAAATCTCAAAGATGGGATTAACTTCAGTGCTGCCAATTTCACTGGATTTTCGAACTTAAGAAACTTGTACATAACTGGACACAGCAATGGAGCCATAACTTTTTGGGATGCGTCATGTCCCTTTTTTACCCCAATTTTGCAATTAAAGCAACAG GCTGAAAATGATGTTTCTTTAAGTGTTGTACCCTTGAcagaattatattttgatagCAACTCTCCACTCCTCGTTTCTGGTGACCAAAGTGGGATG GTTCGTATCTACAGATTCAAACCTGAACCATATGCATCCAACAGCTTCATGTCTCTTACTG GAAATACAAAGAAAGGGACTGATCATGTAATCCACAGTATGAAACTAGTAAAAACTAGTGGTGCTGTAATTTGCATGAACATGGATCATAACTCAAGGCACCTTGCTGTTGGTTCTGACCAAGGAAAC GTTTCAGTCATTAACATAGATGATCCATCTTTGTTATACCGGAAAAACATTTCAAGTGAAATTTCCTCCAGTATCGTCTCATTGCAGTTTAAAACCTGCAGTTTGCGTGGTTTTGAGAAAAACATTTTACTAGTTGGAACAAAGGACTCCTCTGTTGTAGCACTAGATAGTGAAACTGGAAATCCATTGAACACTGAAGCTATTCACCCTAAGAAGCCCTCTAAAGCCATATTTATGCAAGTGTTGG ATGGAGTAGCAGAACCAATCACAGGATCTGTTACAAAAGATGGCTTAGACTCAAGAGAAGGGAATCGTACTGAAGATGCAACAGCAAAGCAATTGTACATTTTGCTGTGTTCTGAGAAGGCTTTGTATGTCTATTCTTTTGTGCATGCTGTACAG GGAGTTAAAAAGGTGCTTTACAAGAAGAAATTTCATTCCTCTTCCTGTTGCTGGGCATCAACAATTTACAACGTCTCTGATATCAGTCTTATTCTCCTTTTCACCAGTGGGAAAATGGAATTAAG GTCTCTGCCAGCGTTATCTCTGATAGTGGAGACTTCAATTAGAGGTTTCACTTATTCACCTCCAAAACTGAAGTCATATTCTGATAGCCATATATGTTGTTCACCCAAAGGAGATATTGTTTTG GTGAATGGTGATCAGGAAATTTTTGTTGTCTCATTGTTGGCCCAGAGGAATATTTTCAG GCTTTTGGACTCTGTTAGCTGCATCTACCGAAAGGAAACAATGTCATCAGCAGAAGAGCTTGTTCCAGGCCCTGTAAtcgacaaggaaaagaaaaag GGTATACTCAGCTTCGTTATAAAAGATTTTACAAGTAGTAAACAAAAGCATGGGCCCCTCATGGGTAAAGAAGATCCCAAAGAAAACATACGAGAACTCTCAGCAGTATTCTCAAATGCGAACTTTGCATGTTATGATAATGATGATAAACCAACAGTGGATGAAAGTGAGCTTGAATTAAACATAG ATGACATTGACTTAGAGGATCATGGAGAAAAACACAAAGAACAAAGCATATTAGGAGCTCTTAATAAGAAGAAATTGGTTGGAAAATTTCAGTCTCTGAAAG GAAGATTGAAAGAAATGAAAGGAAACTACCAGAAGGCATCAGATAAGGAAGGGCACCAGGGGGAAAAAGATGGTGCGCTGGATCAAATTAAGATGAAATatggattttcttcttcttccaat GAAACAACCGCTGCTAAACAGGCACAAATCAAGCTTCATGAAAACACATGGAAATTGCAG GGTACCAATCTTCGGGCCAGAGAGATGCAAGATACAGcaaaatcattttcatcattggcAAAACAAGTGCTCCGAACTGCTGAGCAGGACAGACAAAGTTGA
- the LOC114168683 gene encoding uncharacterized protein LOC114168683 isoform X2: protein MFVKKLVEKASIKKGVGNSVDGLKASDVEPRLVFHQGIPSGGTKFAYDNIKKILALSTKDGRIKLFGKDNAQVLLESREPVPSKFLQFIQNRGILINVSFNNHIEVWDIDKKLLVDVFIVKEEITCFSVLQHSLFMFIGFSNGNIAVLSLDQEPWHVVRMKYSIPLSASYGNSTEESDDTVVTHVLPQPAAESQRVLIIFRNGQIILWDIRESRSIFRTGGRMLQARYNETKKVSCACWVCPFGSKVVVGYNNGELFIWSIPTLNTGNNLTADYSSQNTPMFKFNLGYKSDKTSIRSVKWIYAEGRASRLYVMGGSDHAPSNLLQVVLLNEHTESRTIKMGLHLSEGSVDMEIISTSSKQRQNYFILLGKSGNVYLYDDNLIEKYLLQSQSKSTPSLPKEVLVKLPLSDSSITAAKFISNNPNLFSSEDEYYSQLVKNYPPLIPIETNLKDGINFSAANFTGFSNLRNLYITGHSNGAITFWDASCPFFTPILQLKQQAENDVSLSVVPLTELYFDSNSPLLVSGDQSGMVRIYRFKPEPYASNSFMSLTGNTKKGTDHVIHSMKLVKTSGAVICMNMDHNSRHLAVGSDQGNVSVINIDDPSLLYRKNISSEISSSIVSLQFKTCSLRGFEKNILLVGTKDSSVVALDSETGNPLNTEAIHPKKPSKAIFMQVLDGVAEPITGSVTKDGLDSREGNRTEDATAKQLYILLCSEKALYVYSFVHAVQGVKKVLYKKKFHSSSCCWASTIYNVSDISLILLFTSGKMELRSLPALSLIVETSIRGFTYSPPKLKSYSDSHICCSPKGDIVLVNGDQEIFVVSLLAQRNIFRLLDSVSCIYRKETMSSAEELVPGPVIDKEKKKGILSFVIKDFTSSKQKHGPLMGKEDPKENIRELSAVFSNANFACYDNDDKPTVDESELELNIDDIDLEDHGEKHKEQSILGALNKKKLVGKFQSLKGRLKEMKGNYQKASDKEGHQGEKDGALDQIKMKYGFSSSSNSGASGNNRC, encoded by the exons ATGTTCGTGAAGAAACTCGTGGAGAAAGCATCCATAAAGAAG GGTGTTGGAAATTCAGTGGATGGGTTAAAAGCTAGTGATGTAGAACCACGTTTGGTGTTTCATCAAGGGATTCCATCTGGTGGTACCAAGTTTGCCTATGACAACATTAAGAAGATTCTTGCTCTTTCCACCAA gGATGGTCGGATTAAACTATTTGGAAAAGATAATGCCCAAGTCCTACTTGAATCTAGAGAGCCAGTGCCTAGTAAATTTTTACAG TTCATTCAGAACCGAGGCATCCTTATAAATGTCTCTTTCAATAATCATATTGAG GTTTGGGACATAGACAAGAAACTGCTCGTTGACGTGTTCATTGTTAAAGAAGAAATCACCTGTTTTTCGGTTCTTCAACACAGCCTCTTCAT GTTCATTGGATTTTCTAATGGTAATATTGCAGTTTTAAGTCTTGATCAAGAACCATGGCATGTGGTAAGGATGAAATACTCCATACCCCTTTCAGCTTCCTATG gaAATTCAACAGAAGAATCTGATGATACTGTTGTCACGCATGTACTGCCTCAACCAGCAGCCGAGAGTCAGAG AGTTCTCATAATCTTTAGAAATGGCCAAATAATATTGTGGGATATTCGAGAAAGCAGGTCCATTTTTAGAACCGGAGGAAGAATGTTACAAGCACGGTATAATGAAACAAAGAAAGTGTCTTGTGCATGTTGGGTATGTCCTTTCGGAAGTAAGGTGGTTGTAGGGTACAACAATGGAGAGCTCTTCATTTGGAGCATTCCTACTCTAAACACAGGAAATAATTTAACAGCTGATTATAGCAGTCAAAATACTCCAATGTTCAAGTTTAACTTAGGATATAAATCAGACAAAACTTCAATAAGATCAGTAAAATGGATTTATGCAGAAGGAAGAGCCAGTCGATTATACGTTATGGGAGGTTCTGATCATGCCCCTTCAAACTTGTTGCAG GTAGTGTTGTTGAATGAGCATACAGAATCTCGCACAATTAAGATGGGGCTTCATTTGTCAGAAGGTTCTGTTGACATGGAGATCATATCAACCTCAAGCAAGCAGAgacaaaattatttcattttgcTTGGGAAATCAGGAAACGTATATCTGTATGATGataatttgattgaaaaatatcTGTTGCAGAGTCAGTCTAAGTCCACTCCTTCACTGCCAAAGGAAGTGCTTGTGAAGTTACCACTGTCAGATTCAAGCATCACTGCAGCAAAATTCATCTCCAACAATCCCAATTTGTTTAGTTCTGAAGACGAG TATTACAGCCAGCTGGTGAAGAATTATCCACCACTTATTCCCATTGAAACAAATCTCAAAGATGGGATTAACTTCAGTGCTGCCAATTTCACTGGATTTTCGAACTTAAGAAACTTGTACATAACTGGACACAGCAATGGAGCCATAACTTTTTGGGATGCGTCATGTCCCTTTTTTACCCCAATTTTGCAATTAAAGCAACAG GCTGAAAATGATGTTTCTTTAAGTGTTGTACCCTTGAcagaattatattttgatagCAACTCTCCACTCCTCGTTTCTGGTGACCAAAGTGGGATG GTTCGTATCTACAGATTCAAACCTGAACCATATGCATCCAACAGCTTCATGTCTCTTACTG GAAATACAAAGAAAGGGACTGATCATGTAATCCACAGTATGAAACTAGTAAAAACTAGTGGTGCTGTAATTTGCATGAACATGGATCATAACTCAAGGCACCTTGCTGTTGGTTCTGACCAAGGAAAC GTTTCAGTCATTAACATAGATGATCCATCTTTGTTATACCGGAAAAACATTTCAAGTGAAATTTCCTCCAGTATCGTCTCATTGCAGTTTAAAACCTGCAGTTTGCGTGGTTTTGAGAAAAACATTTTACTAGTTGGAACAAAGGACTCCTCTGTTGTAGCACTAGATAGTGAAACTGGAAATCCATTGAACACTGAAGCTATTCACCCTAAGAAGCCCTCTAAAGCCATATTTATGCAAGTGTTGG ATGGAGTAGCAGAACCAATCACAGGATCTGTTACAAAAGATGGCTTAGACTCAAGAGAAGGGAATCGTACTGAAGATGCAACAGCAAAGCAATTGTACATTTTGCTGTGTTCTGAGAAGGCTTTGTATGTCTATTCTTTTGTGCATGCTGTACAG GGAGTTAAAAAGGTGCTTTACAAGAAGAAATTTCATTCCTCTTCCTGTTGCTGGGCATCAACAATTTACAACGTCTCTGATATCAGTCTTATTCTCCTTTTCACCAGTGGGAAAATGGAATTAAG GTCTCTGCCAGCGTTATCTCTGATAGTGGAGACTTCAATTAGAGGTTTCACTTATTCACCTCCAAAACTGAAGTCATATTCTGATAGCCATATATGTTGTTCACCCAAAGGAGATATTGTTTTG GTGAATGGTGATCAGGAAATTTTTGTTGTCTCATTGTTGGCCCAGAGGAATATTTTCAG GCTTTTGGACTCTGTTAGCTGCATCTACCGAAAGGAAACAATGTCATCAGCAGAAGAGCTTGTTCCAGGCCCTGTAAtcgacaaggaaaagaaaaag GGTATACTCAGCTTCGTTATAAAAGATTTTACAAGTAGTAAACAAAAGCATGGGCCCCTCATGGGTAAAGAAGATCCCAAAGAAAACATACGAGAACTCTCAGCAGTATTCTCAAATGCGAACTTTGCATGTTATGATAATGATGATAAACCAACAGTGGATGAAAGTGAGCTTGAATTAAACATAG ATGACATTGACTTAGAGGATCATGGAGAAAAACACAAAGAACAAAGCATATTAGGAGCTCTTAATAAGAAGAAATTGGTTGGAAAATTTCAGTCTCTGAAAG GAAGATTGAAAGAAATGAAAGGAAACTACCAGAAGGCATCAGATAAGGAAGGGCACCAGGGGGAAAAAGATGGTGCGCTGGATCAAATTAAGATGAAATatggattttcttcttcttccaat TCTGGTGCTTCAGGAAACAACCGCTGCTAA